The Edaphobacter sp. 12200R-103 genome contains a region encoding:
- a CDS encoding inner membrane protein YpjD — protein MSLLWLRVAVFLYGVAALTVLPAALYDRTRWNKIAIPAALSGLLFHFVSLIEMLNAAHHRLPVDTHETQALLGLLLAGAFLLVYWRFKTVSLGVFVLPLAFLLCLVPAFRPGQESVPFPQFNTVWIFLHIALLLAAYASLLLSLLASVLYLIQERNLKSKHAMAGISWLPPLETTDQIALRSLLFGLPCMTAGLLIGLLIAQQTMGPSYLLDPKVLLSFAMWIAYIAMIYIRKHAGLRGRRAIYLSGFVFLVVLAVWSANQFSVVHRFTTP, from the coding sequence ATGTCTCTCCTGTGGCTCAGAGTTGCGGTCTTTCTGTACGGCGTTGCCGCGCTCACTGTTCTTCCCGCGGCCCTCTATGACCGCACTCGATGGAACAAGATAGCCATTCCAGCAGCTCTCTCCGGGCTCCTCTTTCACTTCGTCTCCCTGATCGAGATGCTGAATGCGGCCCACCACCGGCTTCCGGTAGATACGCATGAGACGCAGGCTTTGCTTGGACTGTTACTGGCGGGGGCCTTCCTTCTGGTCTACTGGCGCTTCAAGACAGTTTCGCTGGGCGTATTTGTTCTGCCGCTAGCCTTTCTTCTGTGTCTGGTGCCAGCATTCCGGCCGGGACAGGAGTCCGTGCCATTTCCACAGTTCAATACGGTCTGGATCTTCCTGCATATTGCCCTTCTGCTGGCAGCCTACGCGTCCCTCCTGCTTTCTCTGCTGGCCTCGGTCCTTTACCTGATCCAGGAACGAAACCTGAAGTCGAAACACGCCATGGCAGGAATATCGTGGTTGCCACCACTCGAGACAACCGATCAGATTGCCCTTCGCTCGCTGCTGTTTGGGCTGCCCTGCATGACCGCTGGTCTGCTTATCGGACTGCTGATCGCACAGCAGACGATGGGGCCGTCCTATCTGCTTGATCCCAAGGTACTGCTCTCCTTTGCGATGTGGATCGCCTACATCGCCATGATCTACATCCGCAAGCACGCAGGTCTCCGGGGCCGGAGGGCGATCTACCTCTCCGGTTTTGTCTTCCTCGTGGTGCTCGCCGTCTGGTCGGCCAATCAATTCTCGGTCGTCCACAGGTTTACGACCCCATGA
- the hemA gene encoding glutamyl-tRNA reductase yields the protein MSRNRHLVLVGVNHTTAPIEIRERLAIPAGCLAEATRTLIHQPGIREGIILSTCNRVELLTLQEGEATRGDSLLEFLQEYFALPPSSITPHLYEYREGEAVRHLFRVASSLDSMVVGEPQILGQVKESYTVAREVGAVNGSLDSLLQRAFTVAKKVRSETQIGSSSVSIASVAVDLARKIFGSLEGKTVLLVGAGKMSELAARHLIQQGAKRILVANRTLERAEKIAAQFEGAVIPFEDLYAQTPRADIVITSTGAPQKIFSKSHGQQFLQSRRNRPMFFIDIAVPRDVDPRMNEVEGCFIYDIDDLQQVAVANLADRGREAAAAESIISQEVEKYQQRVQSRGAAPAIVALQQNAEAIREAELARASKRLASLTQEQREAVEALTRSLTAKLLHPQMEALRESARSSQAGHPEES from the coding sequence ATGAGCCGAAATCGACATCTCGTACTCGTGGGGGTCAACCATACGACCGCGCCGATTGAGATTCGCGAGCGGCTGGCGATTCCAGCCGGATGCCTGGCAGAGGCGACCAGAACACTGATTCACCAGCCGGGAATTCGCGAGGGCATTATCCTTTCCACCTGTAATCGCGTAGAACTGCTGACCTTACAGGAGGGCGAAGCGACCCGGGGCGACAGCCTCCTGGAATTCCTGCAGGAGTATTTCGCGCTGCCTCCCTCATCCATTACCCCTCACCTGTATGAGTACCGGGAAGGAGAGGCGGTGCGGCACTTATTTCGCGTGGCGAGCTCGCTCGATTCCATGGTCGTAGGTGAGCCGCAGATCCTGGGGCAGGTGAAGGAGTCGTATACCGTTGCGCGGGAGGTGGGCGCGGTCAATGGGTCGCTCGATAGCCTGCTGCAGCGGGCCTTTACCGTGGCGAAGAAGGTTCGTTCCGAGACTCAGATCGGCTCAAGCTCCGTCTCGATTGCGTCAGTTGCGGTAGACCTGGCACGTAAGATCTTCGGTTCGCTAGAAGGCAAGACGGTGCTGCTGGTGGGGGCAGGGAAGATGTCCGAGCTTGCCGCGCGCCACCTGATTCAACAGGGGGCAAAGCGTATCCTCGTTGCCAACCGCACCCTGGAACGCGCCGAAAAGATCGCAGCGCAGTTTGAGGGTGCGGTGATCCCATTTGAGGACCTCTACGCGCAGACGCCACGGGCCGACATCGTCATCACCTCCACCGGCGCTCCGCAGAAGATCTTCAGCAAATCGCATGGCCAGCAGTTCCTGCAGAGCCGCAGGAACCGGCCCATGTTTTTCATCGATATCGCAGTACCGCGCGATGTCGACCCGCGGATGAACGAGGTCGAGGGCTGCTTCATCTATGACATCGACGATCTCCAGCAGGTCGCCGTCGCAAATCTGGCTGACCGTGGTCGTGAGGCCGCTGCCGCCGAATCGATCATCAGCCAGGAAGTAGAGAAATATCAGCAGAGGGTACAGTCCAGGGGGGCGGCTCCGGCGATTGTTGCGCTGCAACAGAACGCTGAGGCGATTCGCGAAGCGGAACTGGCCCGGGCGTCGAAGCGATTAGCCTCGCTTACGCAGGAGCAGCGGGAGGCCGTCGAGGCACTGACCAGATCGCTGACCGCAAAGCTGCTCCATCCGCAGATGGAGGCGCTTCGCGAATCGGCCCGCAGCTCTCAGGCTGGCCATCCTGAAGAATCCTGA
- a CDS encoding FecR domain-containing protein, with translation MPRLKAFLLFLATLSAFSYGQNASPASPGTLNYVEGQATLNGQQLSSQSVGNTVVAKDESISTEQGKIEVLLTPGVFLRLGADTTVEMVSPDLTRTEVRVMRGRANVEVDELHDENLLLVDLPNGQAHLTKKGLYAFDASNSSVRVFDGEARVFPGANLNTDVKPVKVKGGRQIVLNGEPVKPAKFDKDSAKDDLYKWSSLRSQYLGEANEKLAAAYADSPNFYPGWYWAGGPFGYTWLPGNGLFWSPFGYGFYSPYYIGGGGFIYGGYGRGFYYPGHRGYGYYGRRPYAGGYPRGRIGVHPPIGSHGGVGGFHGGAGGMRGGGGFHGGGHGR, from the coding sequence ATGCCAAGGTTGAAAGCATTTCTTCTCTTCCTGGCGACTCTGAGCGCATTTTCGTACGGGCAGAATGCGAGTCCAGCCAGCCCAGGAACTCTGAATTACGTCGAGGGACAGGCCACGCTCAATGGCCAACAACTCTCTTCCCAGTCTGTAGGCAATACCGTAGTTGCAAAGGATGAGTCAATCTCAACAGAGCAGGGGAAGATAGAGGTCCTGCTTACACCGGGAGTGTTTCTAAGGCTGGGGGCTGATACTACAGTGGAGATGGTATCTCCCGACCTCACGCGGACCGAAGTAAGGGTGATGCGGGGGCGCGCCAATGTGGAAGTCGATGAACTGCACGATGAGAATCTGCTACTTGTGGATCTGCCGAACGGCCAGGCCCACCTGACCAAGAAGGGCCTGTACGCATTCGATGCCAGCAACTCCTCGGTCAGGGTCTTCGATGGCGAGGCGCGTGTGTTTCCCGGTGCCAATCTGAATACCGACGTCAAGCCGGTTAAGGTGAAGGGCGGCCGGCAGATCGTCCTGAATGGCGAACCGGTTAAACCGGCGAAGTTCGACAAGGACAGTGCGAAAGACGATCTATACAAGTGGAGCAGTCTCAGATCCCAGTATCTGGGCGAGGCAAACGAAAAGCTTGCAGCGGCCTATGCGGACAGCCCTAACTTCTACCCCGGATGGTATTGGGCAGGTGGGCCGTTTGGTTATACCTGGCTTCCGGGAAACGGACTTTTCTGGAGCCCCTTCGGTTATGGCTTCTACTCCCCCTACTACATAGGCGGCGGAGGCTTTATCTATGGTGGCTATGGCCGAGGCTTCTACTATCCGGGGCATCGCGGCTATGGCTACTACGGAAGACGGCCATATGCAGGTGGCTACCCGCGCGGAAGAATCGGCGTACATCCTCCGATCGGATCACACGGTGGAGTCGGAGGCTTCCATGGCGGAGCCGGAGGGATGCGTGGGGGAGGAGGCTTCCACGGCGGTGGCCACGGTCGTTGA
- the hemC gene encoding hydroxymethylbilane synthase: MFAPIRIGSRGSQLALWQANYVLTALRDAGYAAEIEVIRTTGDRMQSPGFVLPAGLDGKGIFTKEIEEALAGGRIDLAVHSLKDLPTQLESRFALTAIPKRADARDVWVCEPYWALHTLPLGGRIGTTSPRRKAQLLALRPDVGFVDVRGNIDTRLKKLAAGECDALVLAAAGLDRLGRTEWAHQRFSPDELCPAPGQGALAIETRSASHPLDEARDLFVRQAVSALDHPETRFCVETERVALEALGGGCSIPIGVHCVPEVDRWRIFAQVVALDGESMVALDLEVPSSSDAETLGEMVANELKARGAMEILSTSVQ; this comes from the coding sequence ATGTTCGCCCCCATTCGCATAGGTTCTCGTGGCTCTCAGCTTGCGCTCTGGCAGGCCAATTATGTGCTTACAGCACTTCGGGATGCGGGCTATGCCGCTGAGATCGAGGTCATACGCACGACGGGCGACCGCATGCAGTCGCCGGGTTTTGTTCTTCCGGCAGGGCTGGATGGTAAGGGAATTTTTACAAAAGAGATCGAGGAGGCACTCGCGGGGGGACGCATCGACCTTGCTGTCCACTCTCTCAAGGATCTTCCGACACAACTGGAGTCTCGATTTGCTCTGACGGCGATTCCAAAGCGTGCCGACGCGAGAGATGTGTGGGTCTGCGAACCTTACTGGGCGCTCCATACACTTCCTCTCGGAGGTCGAATCGGAACGACCAGCCCACGTCGTAAGGCCCAGCTGCTGGCACTGCGGCCGGATGTAGGGTTTGTAGATGTGCGGGGCAACATCGATACCAGACTGAAGAAGCTGGCGGCAGGCGAGTGCGATGCGCTTGTGTTGGCGGCGGCGGGTTTGGACCGCCTTGGCCGCACAGAATGGGCGCATCAACGTTTTTCGCCCGATGAGCTTTGTCCTGCTCCCGGACAGGGCGCTCTTGCTATCGAGACGCGAAGCGCGTCGCATCCCCTGGACGAGGCTCGCGACCTGTTTGTCCGTCAGGCAGTCTCTGCGCTCGATCATCCCGAGACCCGTTTTTGTGTTGAGACCGAACGCGTGGCCCTGGAGGCGCTTGGCGGCGGATGCTCCATCCCTATCGGCGTGCATTGCGTACCGGAGGTTGATCGCTGGCGCATCTTCGCGCAGGTGGTAGCCCTCGATGGGGAGTCCATGGTGGCTCTTGATCTCGAAGTGCCCTCTTCTTCCGATGCAGAAACGCTTGGAGAGATGGTTGCCAATGAACTGAAAGCGCGTGGGGCAATGGAAATCCTTTCGACTTCCGTCCAATAG
- a CDS encoding Orn/Lys/Arg decarboxylase N-terminal domain-containing protein, whose product MELNEGRWVLLIASEVGGTDSVSDRAMERLVEAIREEGYQVIRTSTPEDGLSLVTSDPSYSAILLDWDLEGENQFDERAALKILRGVRHRNKKIPIFLIADRTLVSELPLEVVKQVHEYIHLFGDTPAFIANRVDFAVERYHEQLLPPYFRELKKYTDQGAYSWDAPGHMGGVAYLKHPVGMEFQRFFGENLLRSDLGISTAQLGSWLDHLGPPGESERNAARIFGADWTFYVLGGSSTSNQIIGHGVIAQDDIVLADANCHKSICHSLTVTGARPVYMKPTRNGYGMIGLVPLKRFSPEFVRGLIDRSPLTKGVENQSPTYAVVTNSTYDGLCYDVNRVVEELSKSVPRVHFDEAWYAYAKFHKIYRGRFAMDVPDDVPDRPTIFSVQSTHKMLAAFSMGSMVHVKLSPRAPLDFDQFNESFMMHGTTSPFYPLIASLDVAAAMMDEPAGPTLMNETIQDAISFRKAMSSVAHRLRAAENGEGWFFRLFQPDQVTDPSTGERHVFEETPDEVLGEKSSCWTLKPGEDWHGFQDEDIADGYCMLDPTKVTILMPGVNAQGQVSDWGIPAAILTEFLDSRRVEIARTGDYTVLVLFSVGTSKGKWGSLLENLFEFKRLYDSEAPLEEALPELVAKYPQRYRNSTLKELSDEMHAAMVELNLPNLVGEACDEDFDPVLTPAQTYQKLLRNETEKIRFTQMHGRIGAVMLVPYPPGIPMCMPGERLGGTDSPVIQLILATEEFGKRFPGFEREVHGIEVDEQGNYWMRAVIETPGQRRPVNGNGGEKVHPPSAAPPIKKGRRSTHRGSEG is encoded by the coding sequence GTGGAATTGAACGAAGGCCGTTGGGTATTGCTGATTGCGAGTGAAGTGGGTGGAACGGATTCAGTCTCGGACCGGGCGATGGAACGTCTGGTTGAGGCCATCCGGGAGGAAGGTTATCAGGTGATCCGTACCTCCACGCCAGAGGACGGCCTGTCGCTTGTGACCTCGGATCCATCGTATTCGGCAATCCTTCTGGACTGGGATCTTGAAGGTGAGAACCAGTTCGATGAGCGTGCGGCGCTTAAAATCCTTCGCGGTGTCCGCCATCGCAACAAGAAGATTCCTATCTTTCTGATTGCAGACCGTACCCTCGTCAGCGAACTTCCGCTTGAGGTAGTCAAGCAGGTCCACGAGTACATCCATCTATTTGGCGATACGCCTGCTTTCATTGCTAACCGTGTCGACTTCGCAGTAGAGCGCTATCATGAGCAGCTGCTGCCGCCCTACTTCCGTGAGTTGAAGAAGTACACCGATCAGGGTGCCTACTCCTGGGATGCCCCCGGCCACATGGGCGGAGTCGCTTATCTGAAGCATCCGGTCGGCATGGAGTTTCAGAGATTCTTCGGCGAGAATCTGCTCCGTTCCGATCTCGGTATCTCAACCGCGCAGCTTGGCTCTTGGCTCGATCACCTTGGGCCTCCAGGAGAGTCAGAGCGCAATGCTGCCCGCATCTTTGGCGCAGACTGGACGTTCTACGTCCTGGGAGGCTCCTCTACCTCGAATCAGATCATCGGACATGGTGTGATCGCTCAGGACGACATCGTTCTTGCCGACGCAAACTGCCACAAGTCCATCTGCCACTCGCTGACGGTGACAGGGGCGCGTCCTGTCTACATGAAGCCGACACGCAACGGCTACGGGATGATCGGCCTGGTGCCTCTGAAGCGGTTTAGTCCGGAGTTCGTCCGCGGTCTGATCGATCGCAGCCCCCTGACCAAGGGGGTTGAAAATCAGAGTCCCACCTATGCTGTTGTGACCAATTCGACCTATGACGGGCTTTGTTACGACGTCAACCGGGTAGTCGAGGAGCTTTCGAAGTCAGTTCCGCGGGTGCACTTTGATGAGGCGTGGTACGCCTATGCGAAGTTTCACAAGATCTATCGTGGGCGCTTTGCGATGGATGTTCCCGATGATGTGCCGGACAGGCCCACAATCTTCTCCGTGCAGTCGACTCACAAGATGCTGGCGGCGTTTTCAATGGGATCAATGGTTCACGTCAAGTTGAGTCCCCGCGCACCGCTGGACTTCGACCAGTTCAACGAATCGTTCATGATGCACGGAACTACCTCGCCGTTCTACCCACTCATCGCTTCGCTCGACGTTGCGGCGGCGATGATGGATGAACCTGCCGGCCCCACCCTGATGAACGAGACCATCCAGGACGCAATCAGCTTCCGCAAGGCAATGAGCTCGGTTGCCCATCGTCTGCGGGCTGCCGAGAATGGAGAGGGCTGGTTCTTCCGCCTCTTCCAGCCCGACCAGGTGACGGATCCTTCGACAGGGGAGAGGCACGTCTTTGAGGAAACTCCGGACGAGGTGCTGGGCGAGAAGTCCTCCTGCTGGACGCTTAAGCCGGGTGAGGACTGGCACGGCTTCCAGGATGAAGACATTGCAGATGGATACTGCATGCTGGACCCCACCAAGGTCACGATCCTGATGCCTGGCGTAAACGCCCAGGGGCAGGTGAGCGACTGGGGAATTCCGGCTGCAATTCTTACGGAGTTTCTGGACTCGCGTCGCGTCGAGATTGCGAGAACCGGAGACTACACGGTGTTGGTTCTGTTCTCAGTGGGTACGTCGAAAGGCAAATGGGGATCGCTGCTGGAAAACCTGTTTGAGTTCAAGCGGCTCTACGACAGTGAAGCTCCATTGGAGGAGGCTCTGCCGGAGCTGGTCGCGAAATACCCGCAACGGTATCGCAACTCCACCCTTAAGGAGCTTTCTGACGAGATGCACGCAGCGATGGTGGAGCTGAACCTTCCTAACCTGGTTGGTGAGGCTTGCGATGAGGATTTTGATCCGGTTCTGACGCCGGCACAGACGTATCAAAAGCTACTCCGTAATGAGACTGAGAAGATTCGCTTCACTCAGATGCATGGACGTATCGGCGCTGTCATGCTGGTTCCATACCCCCCGGGAATTCCCATGTGTATGCCTGGGGAGCGGTTAGGAGGTACGGATAGTCCTGTCATCCAGCTGATTTTGGCTACTGAAGAATTCGGCAAGCGGTTCCCCGGATTCGAGCGCGAGGTACATGGAATCGAAGTCGACGAACAGGGAAATTACTGGATGCGAGCCGTCATTGAAACTCCAGGGCAGAGACGTCCGGTCAACGGCAACGGTGGAGAGAAGGTGCATCCTCCGAGCGCTGCGCCTCCCATCAAAAAGGGGCGGCGCTCCACTCATCGCGGGAGTGAGGGATAG